In a genomic window of Streptomyces sp. BHT-5-2:
- a CDS encoding aldehyde dehydrogenase family protein produces the protein MPNTAAAPTAFWLAGREATGEATFDVTSPWDGRLVGTVSVPTEAQVEEAVAASVAVQDELAATPAHVRAAALDHVVRGLVERTEELAQLISAENGKPIKWARGEVGRAISVFRFAAEEARRFNGGEAQRLDTDAGGAGRLALTRRFPRGTVLGIAPFNFPLNLCAHKIAPAIAAGVPIILKPAPATPLSGLVIGELLAGTDLPAGSWSILPVPNDRMPALVQDERLPVISFTGSDTVGYAILDSVPRKHCTLELGGNGAAVVLSDWSSEEDLDWAAQRIATFANYQGGQSCISVQRVVADASVYDRLVAKVVERVEAQVTGDPTDPATEVGPLVSEDAAKRVESWVDDAVERGARLLTGGKRDGASYAPTVLENVPAGATLATEEVFGPVLTLQKVDGAEAAFAAVNDSKFGLQAGVFTHDARTAFRAHRALEVGGVVIGDVPSYRADQMPYGGVKQSGVGREGVRYAMDDYTYERVLVLTGLDL, from the coding sequence GTGCCGAACACTGCTGCAGCCCCCACCGCCTTCTGGCTCGCCGGCCGTGAGGCCACCGGCGAGGCCACCTTCGATGTCACCTCCCCCTGGGACGGACGTCTCGTCGGCACGGTGAGCGTTCCCACCGAGGCCCAGGTCGAGGAGGCCGTGGCCGCCTCCGTCGCCGTCCAGGACGAACTGGCCGCGACCCCCGCCCACGTGCGGGCCGCCGCCCTGGACCACGTGGTGCGCGGACTGGTGGAGCGCACCGAGGAACTCGCCCAGCTGATCTCCGCGGAGAACGGCAAGCCCATCAAGTGGGCGCGCGGCGAGGTCGGCCGCGCCATCTCCGTGTTCCGCTTCGCGGCCGAGGAGGCCCGCCGCTTCAACGGCGGCGAGGCGCAGCGCCTGGACACCGACGCGGGCGGCGCCGGCCGGCTCGCGCTGACCCGCCGCTTCCCGCGCGGCACGGTCCTGGGCATCGCGCCGTTCAACTTCCCGCTGAACCTCTGCGCCCACAAGATCGCCCCGGCCATCGCCGCCGGCGTCCCGATCATCCTCAAGCCGGCCCCGGCCACCCCGCTCTCCGGCCTGGTCATCGGCGAGCTGCTGGCCGGCACCGACCTGCCCGCCGGCTCCTGGTCGATCCTCCCGGTCCCCAACGACCGGATGCCCGCGCTGGTCCAGGACGAGCGGCTGCCGGTCATCTCCTTCACCGGTTCCGACACCGTCGGCTACGCCATCCTCGACTCGGTGCCGCGCAAGCACTGCACCCTGGAGCTGGGCGGCAACGGCGCGGCCGTCGTGCTGTCCGACTGGTCCTCCGAGGAGGACCTGGACTGGGCGGCGCAGCGCATCGCCACCTTCGCCAACTACCAGGGCGGCCAGTCCTGCATCTCGGTGCAGCGGGTCGTCGCCGACGCCTCGGTCTACGACCGCCTGGTGGCCAAGGTCGTCGAGCGCGTCGAGGCCCAGGTCACCGGCGACCCGACCGACCCGGCCACCGAGGTGGGCCCGCTGGTCAGCGAGGACGCCGCCAAGCGGGTGGAGTCCTGGGTGGACGACGCCGTCGAGCGCGGCGCCCGCCTCCTCACCGGCGGCAAGCGCGACGGCGCCTCCTACGCGCCGACCGTGCTGGAGAACGTCCCGGCCGGCGCCACCCTCGCCACCGAGGAGGTCTTCGGCCCGGTGCTCACCCTCCAGAAGGTCGACGGCGCAGAAGCGGCGTTCGCAGCCGTCAACGACTCCAAGTTCGGCCTCCAGGCCGGTGTGTTCACGCACGACGCCCGGACCGCCTTCCGCGCCCACCGCGCGCTGGAGGTCGGCGGCGTGGTGATCGGCGACGTGCCGTCCTACCGCGCCGACCAGATGCCCTACGGCGGCGTCAAGCAGTCCGGTGTCGGCCGCGAGGGCGTCCGCTACGCCATGGACGACTACACCTACGAGCGCGTTCTGGTCCTCACCGGACTGGACCTGTAG
- a CDS encoding acyl-CoA dehydrogenase family protein, whose translation MTAPSIRNVSEREARQVAEAAREQDWHKPSFAKELFLGRFRLDLIHPHPTPAVDDVRRGEKFLATLREFCETEIDGARIEREGRIPDETVRGLKELGALGMKIDPKYGGLGLTQVYYNRALALVGSASPAIGALLSAHQSIGVPQPLKLFGTQEQKETFLPRLARTDISAFLLTEPDVGSDPARLATTAVPEGEDYLLDGVKLWTTNGVVADLLVVMARVPASDGHKGGITAFVVEADAPGITVENRNAFMGLRGLENGVTRFHRVRVPAANRIGPEGAGLKIALTTLNTGRLSLPAMCAGTGKWCLKIAREWSGAREQWGRPIAKHEAVGGKISFIAATTFALEAVVDLASQMADENRNDIRIEAALAKLYGSEMGWRIADELVQIRGGRGFETADSLAARGERAVPTEQVLRDMRINRIFEGSTEIMHLLIAREAVDAHLSVAGDLIDPDKSLGDKGRAAARAGGFYARWLPKLVAGPGQLPRTYAEFGELAGHLRYVERTSRKLARSTFYAMSRWQGKMETKQGFLGRIVDIGAELFAMSAACVRAEHLRLTGDHGQEAHQLADAFCRQARIRVEELFHRLWSNTDALDRKVVSGVLGGRYTWLEEGVVDPSGDGPWIADATPGPSTEDNARRPFR comes from the coding sequence ATGACCGCTCCGTCCATCCGTAACGTTTCCGAGCGCGAAGCCCGTCAGGTCGCCGAGGCGGCCCGCGAGCAGGACTGGCACAAGCCCAGCTTCGCCAAGGAGCTGTTCCTGGGGCGCTTCCGGCTCGACCTCATCCATCCGCACCCCACCCCCGCGGTGGACGACGTCCGGCGCGGCGAGAAGTTCCTGGCCACGCTGCGGGAGTTCTGCGAGACGGAGATCGACGGCGCCCGGATCGAGCGCGAGGGCCGGATCCCCGACGAGACCGTGCGCGGCCTGAAGGAACTGGGCGCCCTCGGCATGAAGATCGACCCCAAGTACGGCGGTCTCGGCCTCACGCAGGTCTACTACAACCGCGCCCTCGCCCTGGTCGGCTCCGCCAGCCCGGCGATCGGCGCGCTGCTCTCCGCGCATCAGTCGATCGGCGTACCGCAGCCGCTGAAACTCTTCGGCACCCAGGAGCAGAAGGAGACGTTCCTGCCGCGGCTGGCCCGCACGGACATCTCCGCGTTCCTGCTCACCGAGCCCGACGTGGGCTCCGACCCGGCCCGCCTGGCGACCACCGCGGTCCCCGAAGGGGAGGACTACCTCCTCGACGGCGTGAAGCTGTGGACCACCAACGGCGTGGTCGCCGACCTGCTGGTGGTGATGGCCAGGGTCCCCGCCTCCGACGGCCACAAGGGCGGCATCACCGCCTTCGTCGTAGAGGCCGACGCACCCGGCATCACCGTCGAGAACCGCAACGCCTTCATGGGCCTGCGCGGTCTGGAGAACGGCGTCACCCGCTTCCACCGGGTGCGGGTCCCGGCCGCCAACCGCATCGGCCCCGAGGGCGCCGGCCTGAAGATCGCCCTCACCACCCTCAACACCGGCCGGCTCTCGCTGCCCGCGATGTGCGCCGGCACCGGCAAGTGGTGCCTGAAGATCGCCCGCGAGTGGTCCGGCGCCCGCGAGCAGTGGGGCCGCCCGATCGCGAAGCACGAGGCGGTCGGCGGCAAGATCTCCTTCATCGCGGCGACCACCTTCGCCCTGGAGGCCGTCGTCGACCTCGCCTCCCAGATGGCCGACGAGAACCGCAACGACATCCGTATCGAGGCCGCCCTCGCCAAGCTCTACGGCTCCGAGATGGGCTGGCGGATCGCCGACGAACTCGTCCAGATCCGCGGCGGCCGCGGCTTCGAGACCGCCGACTCGCTCGCCGCCCGCGGCGAACGCGCCGTCCCCACCGAGCAGGTGCTGCGGGACATGCGGATCAACCGGATCTTCGAGGGCTCCACCGAGATCATGCACCTGCTGATCGCCCGCGAGGCGGTCGACGCCCACCTCTCCGTCGCCGGCGACCTCATCGACCCCGACAAGTCCCTGGGCGACAAGGGCAGGGCGGCCGCCAGGGCCGGCGGCTTCTACGCCCGCTGGCTCCCCAAGCTCGTCGCCGGACCCGGCCAACTCCCTCGCACCTACGCCGAGTTCGGCGAGCTGGCGGGCCATCTGCGGTACGTCGAGCGGACCTCCCGCAAGCTCGCCCGGTCCACGTTCTACGCGATGTCCCGCTGGCAGGGGAAGATGGAGACCAAACAGGGCTTCCTCGGCCGGATCGTCGACATCGGCGCCGAGTTGTTCGCGATGAGCGCGGCCTGCGTACGGGCCGAGCACCTGCGACTCACCGGCGACCACGGCCAGGAGGCCCACCAGCTCGCCGACGCCTTCTGCCGGCAGGCCCGGATCCGCGTCGAGGAGCTGTTCCACCGGCTGTGGAGCAACACCGACGCACTGGACCGCAAGGTCGTCTCCGGCGTCCTCGGCGGCCGCTACACCTGGCTGGAGGAGGGCGTCGTCGACCCCAGCGGCGACGGCCCCTGGATCGCCGACGCCACCCCCGGCCCCAGCACCGAGGACAACGCCCGCCGCCCCTTCCGCTGA
- the dxr gene encoding 1-deoxy-D-xylulose-5-phosphate reductoisomerase → MTETLAHPNLRFEPAAGGRPAGPREIVILGSTGSIGTQAIDIVLRNPGRFRVTALAASGGRVELLAEQAHRLRVLAVAVAREAAVPALREALAARYGAGEPLPEILAGPDAATELAGAGPSECHTVLNGITGSIGLAPTLAALKAGRVLALANKESLIVGGPLVKAVARPGQIIPVDSEHSALFQALAGGTRAEVRKLVVTASGGPFRGRTRRELAGVTPEQALAHPTWSMGPVVTINSATLVNKGLEVIEAHLLFDVPFDRIEVVVHPQSYVHSMVEFTDGSTLAQASPPDMRMSIALGLGWPDRVPDAAPGVDWAQARNWEFFPLDQDAFPSVPLACRVGELGGTAPAVFNAANEECVEAFLTGGLPFTGIVDTVAAVVDEGLATGVVMKQSQDGPRPGGAPADGTSLTVADVLQAETWARARARELAAAAARTPSEARA, encoded by the coding sequence ATGACGGAGACCCTCGCCCACCCGAACCTGCGCTTCGAGCCGGCCGCCGGCGGCCGCCCCGCCGGCCCCCGGGAGATCGTGATCCTCGGCTCGACGGGGTCGATCGGCACCCAGGCCATCGACATCGTGCTGCGCAACCCCGGCCGGTTCCGGGTCACCGCGCTCGCCGCGTCCGGCGGCCGGGTCGAGCTGCTGGCCGAGCAGGCGCACCGGCTGCGGGTCCTCGCCGTCGCGGTGGCGCGCGAGGCGGCGGTGCCCGCGCTCCGCGAGGCGCTGGCCGCGCGCTACGGCGCGGGGGAGCCGCTGCCGGAGATCCTCGCCGGCCCCGACGCGGCCACCGAGCTCGCCGGCGCGGGCCCCTCGGAGTGCCACACCGTCCTCAACGGCATCACCGGCTCCATCGGCCTGGCCCCCACCCTCGCCGCCCTGAAGGCCGGCCGGGTACTGGCGCTCGCCAACAAGGAGTCGCTGATCGTCGGCGGCCCCCTGGTCAAGGCGGTCGCCCGGCCCGGCCAGATCATCCCCGTCGACTCCGAGCACTCCGCGCTCTTCCAGGCCCTGGCCGGCGGCACCCGCGCCGAGGTCCGCAAGCTGGTGGTCACCGCCTCCGGCGGCCCGTTCCGCGGCCGCACCCGGCGCGAGCTGGCCGGCGTCACGCCCGAGCAGGCGCTGGCCCACCCCACCTGGTCGATGGGCCCGGTCGTCACCATCAACTCCGCGACCCTGGTCAACAAGGGCCTGGAGGTCATCGAGGCGCACCTGCTCTTCGACGTCCCCTTCGACCGCATCGAGGTCGTCGTCCATCCGCAGTCCTACGTCCACTCGATGGTGGAGTTCACCGACGGCTCCACCCTCGCCCAGGCCAGCCCGCCCGACATGCGGATGTCGATCGCGCTGGGCCTCGGCTGGCCCGACCGGGTCCCCGACGCGGCCCCCGGCGTCGACTGGGCGCAGGCGCGGAACTGGGAGTTCTTCCCGCTCGACCAGGACGCCTTCCCGTCCGTGCCGCTGGCCTGCCGGGTCGGCGAACTGGGCGGCACCGCCCCCGCCGTCTTCAACGCCGCCAACGAGGAGTGCGTCGAGGCGTTCCTCACCGGCGGGCTGCCGTTCACAGGGATTGTGGATACGGTCGCGGCAGTGGTCGACGAAGGGCTGGCAACCGGAGTGGTGATGAAGCAGAGCCAGGACGGCCCGCGCCCGGGCGGGGCGCCCGCCGACGGAACCTCCCTCACCGTCGCGGACGTCCTGCAGGCCGAGACCTGGGCGCGCGCCCGCGCCCGCGAACTGGCCGCCGCGGCGGCACGCACTCCCTCGGAGGCCCGCGCATGA
- a CDS encoding RIP metalloprotease, protein MTTWMTILGIVVFVVGLLFSIAWHELGHLTTAKMFGIRVPQYMVGFGPTIFSRKKGDTEYGIKAVPLGGYIRMIGMFPPGDDGKLQARSTSPFRGMIEDARSAAFEELQPGDEHRLFYTRRPWKRVIVMFAGPFMNLVLAVVIFMSVLMGFGINTQTTQVSSVSDCVISASAKSDKCPAGAKDSPAKAAGLRAGDKIVSFDGHAVPDWGTLQDQIRRTTGPATIVVERHGARKTLHADLIENKVAKTDGHGGYVPGQFVTAGFLGFTPASGIVQQTFGQSVDRMGNMVSQGVDSLVQVPGKIPDLWNAAFNGAERKQDSPMGVVGAARVGGEVFSLHIPPEQRVATMLFLVAGFNLSLFLFNMLPLLPLDGGHIAGALWESLRRAFAKIVRRPDPGPFDVAKLMPVAYVVAGIFICFTLLVLVADVVNPVKLT, encoded by the coding sequence ATGACGACCTGGATGACCATTCTCGGCATAGTCGTCTTCGTCGTCGGCCTGCTGTTCTCCATCGCCTGGCACGAGCTCGGCCACCTCACCACGGCCAAGATGTTCGGCATCCGGGTGCCGCAGTACATGGTGGGCTTCGGGCCGACGATCTTCTCCCGGAAGAAGGGCGACACCGAGTACGGCATCAAGGCGGTCCCGCTGGGCGGCTACATCCGCATGATCGGCATGTTCCCGCCCGGCGACGACGGGAAGCTCCAGGCCCGCTCCACCTCCCCGTTCCGCGGCATGATCGAGGACGCCCGCTCGGCGGCCTTCGAGGAGCTGCAGCCCGGCGACGAGCACCGCCTGTTCTACACGCGCAGGCCCTGGAAGCGCGTCATCGTGATGTTCGCCGGCCCGTTCATGAACCTCGTCCTGGCCGTGGTGATCTTCATGAGCGTGCTGATGGGCTTCGGCATCAACACCCAGACCACCCAGGTCAGCTCGGTCTCCGACTGCGTGATCTCGGCCTCCGCCAAGTCCGACAAGTGCCCGGCCGGCGCCAAGGACTCCCCGGCCAAGGCCGCGGGCCTGCGGGCCGGCGACAAGATCGTCTCCTTCGACGGCCACGCCGTCCCGGACTGGGGCACCCTCCAGGACCAGATCCGCAGGACCACCGGCCCGGCGACCATAGTCGTCGAGCGGCACGGCGCCCGGAAGACGCTGCACGCCGACCTCATCGAGAACAAGGTCGCCAAGACCGACGGCCACGGCGGCTACGTCCCCGGCCAGTTCGTCACCGCCGGCTTCCTCGGCTTCACCCCGGCCAGCGGCATCGTCCAGCAGACCTTCGGCCAGTCCGTGGACCGGATGGGCAACATGGTCTCGCAGGGCGTGGACTCCCTGGTGCAGGTCCCCGGCAAGATCCCCGACCTGTGGAACGCCGCCTTCAACGGCGCCGAGCGCAAGCAGGACTCCCCGATGGGCGTGGTCGGCGCGGCCCGGGTCGGCGGCGAGGTCTTCTCCCTGCACATCCCGCCGGAGCAGCGGGTGGCGACCATGCTCTTCCTGGTCGCCGGCTTCAACCTCTCGCTGTTCCTGTTCAACATGCTGCCGCTGCTGCCGCTCGACGGCGGCCACATCGCCGGCGCCCTCTGGGAGTCGCTGCGGCGCGCCTTCGCCAAGATCGTCCGGCGCCCCGACCCCGGCCCGTTCGACGTCGCCAAGCTGATGCCGGTCGCCTACGTCGTCGCCGGGATCTTCATCTGCTTCACCCTGCTGGTGCTGGTCGCCGACGTGGTGAACCCGGTGAAGCTCACGTAG
- the ispG gene encoding flavodoxin-dependent (E)-4-hydroxy-3-methylbut-2-enyl-diphosphate synthase translates to MTAISLGMPDVPTKLADRRVSRRIQVGTVAVGGDAPVSVQSMTTTRTSDIGATLQQIAELTASGCQIVRVACPTQDDADALPVIARKSQIPVIADIHFQPKYVFAAIDAGCAAVRVNPGNIKQFDDKVKEIAKAASDAGTPIRIGVNAGSLDRRLLQKYGKATPEALVESALWEASLFEEHGFRDIKISVKHNDPVVMVNAYRQLAAQCDYPLHLGVTEAGPAFQGTIKSAVAFGALLSEGIGDTIRVSLSAPPVEEVKVGIQILESMNLRPRRLEIVSCPSCGRAQVDVYKLADEVTAGLEGMEVPLRVAVMGCVVNGPGEAREADLGVASGNGKGQIFVKGEVIKTVPESKIVETLIEEALKIAAQMEADGVASGTPTVSAAG, encoded by the coding sequence ATGACTGCCATTTCACTGGGAATGCCGGACGTACCGACCAAGCTCGCCGACCGCCGGGTCAGCCGCAGGATCCAGGTCGGTACGGTCGCCGTGGGCGGAGACGCACCGGTCTCGGTGCAGTCGATGACGACCACCCGCACCTCCGACATCGGCGCCACGCTCCAGCAGATCGCCGAGCTGACGGCCTCCGGCTGCCAGATCGTCCGGGTCGCCTGCCCCACCCAGGACGACGCCGACGCGCTGCCGGTGATCGCGAGGAAGTCGCAGATCCCGGTGATCGCGGACATCCACTTCCAGCCCAAGTACGTCTTCGCCGCCATCGACGCCGGCTGCGCCGCGGTCCGCGTCAACCCCGGCAACATCAAGCAGTTCGACGACAAGGTCAAGGAGATCGCCAAGGCGGCCTCCGACGCCGGCACCCCGATCCGGATCGGCGTCAACGCCGGCTCCCTGGACCGGCGCCTGCTCCAGAAGTACGGCAAGGCCACCCCCGAGGCCCTGGTCGAGTCCGCCCTGTGGGAGGCGTCCCTCTTCGAGGAGCACGGCTTCCGCGACATCAAGATCTCGGTCAAGCACAACGACCCGGTCGTGATGGTCAACGCCTACCGCCAGCTCGCCGCCCAGTGCGACTACCCCCTCCATCTCGGCGTCACCGAGGCCGGCCCGGCCTTCCAGGGCACCATCAAGTCCGCGGTCGCCTTCGGCGCCCTGCTCAGTGAGGGCATCGGCGACACCATCCGGGTCTCGCTCTCCGCGCCGCCCGTCGAAGAGGTCAAGGTCGGCATCCAGATCCTGGAGTCGATGAACCTCCGCCCGCGCCGCCTGGAGATCGTCTCCTGCCCGTCCTGCGGCCGTGCCCAGGTCGACGTCTACAAGCTCGCCGACGAGGTCACCGCCGGTCTGGAGGGCATGGAGGTGCCGCTCCGGGTCGCCGTCATGGGCTGCGTCGTCAACGGCCCCGGCGAGGCCCGCGAGGCCGACCTCGGCGTCGCCTCCGGCAACGGCAAGGGCCAGATCTTCGTCAAGGGCGAGGTCATCAAGACCGTCCCCGAGTCCAAGATCGTCGAGACCCTCATCGAAGAGGCCCTGAAGATCGCCGCACAGATGGAGGCCGACGGCGTCGCCTCCGGGACGCCGACGGTCAGCGCCGCCGGCTGA
- a CDS encoding GNAT family N-acetyltransferase, with amino-acid sequence MLTTTALKVLEPGELDAALAVLDREPVANAFVAARVQVAGLDPWRLGGEMWGWYVGGRLESLCYAGANLVPVCATSEAIRGFAERARRQGRRCSSVVGPAGPTAALWQLLEPHWGPAREIRAHQPLMVTRTPSAEIAPDPRVRRIRKDELDLIMPACVAMFTEEVGISPLAGDGGLLYQARVAELVGAGRSFARIDDGKVVFKAEIGAATPLACQIQGVWVDPAHRGRGLSETGMAAVLRYALADVAPVVSLYVNDYNTAARAAYRRVGFEEVGAFMSVLF; translated from the coding sequence GTGCTGACGACCACCGCCCTCAAGGTCCTCGAACCGGGAGAGCTCGACGCGGCCCTCGCGGTCCTGGACCGCGAACCGGTCGCCAACGCCTTCGTCGCCGCCCGCGTCCAGGTCGCCGGCCTCGACCCCTGGCGGCTCGGCGGCGAGATGTGGGGCTGGTACGTCGGCGGCCGGCTGGAGTCCCTCTGCTACGCCGGCGCCAACCTCGTCCCCGTCTGCGCCACCTCCGAGGCCATCCGCGGCTTCGCCGAACGCGCCCGCCGCCAGGGCCGCCGCTGCTCCTCCGTCGTCGGCCCGGCCGGCCCCACCGCCGCCCTCTGGCAGCTGCTCGAACCCCACTGGGGCCCGGCCCGCGAGATCCGCGCGCACCAGCCGCTGATGGTCACCCGCACCCCCTCCGCCGAGATCGCCCCCGACCCACGCGTCCGGCGGATCCGCAAGGACGAACTCGACCTGATCATGCCCGCCTGCGTGGCCATGTTCACCGAGGAGGTCGGCATCTCCCCGCTCGCCGGCGACGGCGGCCTGCTCTACCAGGCCCGGGTCGCCGAACTCGTCGGCGCCGGCCGCTCGTTCGCCCGCATCGACGACGGCAAGGTCGTCTTCAAGGCCGAGATCGGCGCCGCCACCCCGCTCGCCTGCCAGATCCAGGGCGTCTGGGTCGACCCCGCGCACCGCGGCCGCGGCCTGTCCGAGACGGGCATGGCCGCCGTGCTCCGCTACGCCCTCGCCGACGTCGCCCCCGTCGTCAGCCTCTACGTCAACGACTACAACACCGCCGCCCGGGCCGCCTACCGCCGAGTGGGCTTCGAGGAAGTCGGCGCCTTCATGAGCGTGCTGTTCTGA
- a CDS encoding GNAT family N-acetyltransferase — protein MDDVAVGPLDLTARVDDALAVQALAFGLGDEEIAVRRHIVLRHLGCRGARALGATTPAGRLVGFVYGMPNERTHWWSTVVEPYLRSQGLDHWLDDSFVITELHVHPAYQNHGIGRTLITRITDEATEPRSILSAIDTESPARGLYRSLGYHDIARRVLFPSAPTPYAVMGAPLPLKR, from the coding sequence ATGGATGACGTCGCGGTGGGCCCCCTCGATCTCACTGCCCGCGTGGACGACGCGCTCGCCGTACAGGCCCTCGCCTTCGGACTCGGCGACGAGGAGATCGCCGTCCGCCGCCACATCGTGCTCCGCCACCTCGGCTGCCGCGGCGCCCGCGCGCTGGGCGCCACCACCCCCGCCGGCCGCCTCGTCGGCTTCGTCTACGGCATGCCCAACGAACGCACCCACTGGTGGTCCACCGTCGTCGAGCCCTATCTGCGCAGCCAGGGCCTGGACCACTGGCTGGACGACTCCTTCGTCATCACCGAGCTGCACGTCCACCCCGCCTACCAGAACCACGGCATCGGCCGCACCCTGATCACCCGCATCACCGACGAGGCCACCGAACCCCGCAGCATCCTCTCCGCCATCGACACCGAGAGCCCCGCCCGCGGCCTGTACCGCTCCCTCGGCTACCACGACATCGCCCGCCGCGTCCTCTTCCCCAGCGCCCCCACCCCCTACGCCGTCATGGGCGCCCCCCTCCCCCTGAAACGCTGA
- a CDS encoding proline--tRNA ligase, with amino-acid sequence MAHAAQVQRMSRLMFKTLRDDPADAEVLSHKLLVRAGFVRRTAAGVWSWLPLGKKVLANVERIVREEMDAIGGQEVLLPALLPKEPYEATGRWEEYGAELFRLKDRRGADYLLGPTHEEIFTQLVKDQCTSYKDLPVILYQIQTKYRDEARPRAGILRGREFQMKDSYSFDTADEGLAESYALHRAAYQRIFERLGLDYRICAAIAGAMGGSKSEEFLAPAAAGEDVFADCPHCDFAANTEAIAYELKPADAAGVPAPEEIPTPDTPTIETLAAHLGVPASATLKNLLVKVDGEIVAIGVPGDREVDMGKVEAHFAPAAVELVTAEDFVGREDLVRGYVGPQGLEKVTYLADPRVAPGTAWITGANKEGVHARNVVAGRDFEVDAYVDVVVVQDGDPCPQCGTGLKLDRAIEIGHIFQLGRKYADAFQLDVLGQNGKPVRVTMGSYGIGVSRAVAALAEQHADDKGLCWPREVAPADVHVVAAGKAKQTELALEIGEQLGAAGLRVLVDDRPGVSPGVKFTDAELIGVPTIVVAGRRAGEGVVEVKDRRTGEREELTVAEAVARLGA; translated from the coding sequence ATGGCCCACGCCGCACAGGTCCAGCGCATGTCCCGCTTGATGTTCAAGACGTTGCGCGACGACCCGGCCGACGCCGAGGTGCTCAGCCACAAGCTCCTGGTGCGGGCCGGTTTCGTGCGCCGCACCGCCGCCGGTGTCTGGTCCTGGCTGCCGCTCGGCAAGAAGGTCCTCGCCAACGTCGAGCGGATCGTGCGCGAGGAGATGGACGCCATCGGCGGCCAGGAGGTCCTGCTGCCCGCCCTGCTGCCGAAGGAGCCCTACGAGGCCACCGGCCGCTGGGAGGAGTACGGTGCCGAGCTCTTCCGCCTCAAGGACCGCAGGGGCGCCGACTACCTCCTCGGCCCCACCCACGAGGAGATCTTCACCCAGCTGGTGAAGGACCAGTGCACGTCCTACAAGGACCTGCCGGTGATCCTCTACCAGATCCAGACCAAGTACCGCGACGAGGCCCGCCCGCGCGCCGGCATCCTGCGCGGCCGCGAGTTCCAGATGAAGGACTCGTACTCCTTCGACACGGCCGACGAGGGCCTGGCCGAGTCCTACGCGCTGCACCGCGCCGCCTACCAGCGGATCTTCGAGCGGCTCGGCCTGGACTACCGCATCTGTGCCGCCATCGCCGGCGCCATGGGCGGCTCCAAGTCCGAGGAGTTCCTGGCCCCGGCCGCGGCCGGCGAGGACGTCTTCGCCGACTGCCCGCACTGCGACTTCGCCGCCAACACCGAGGCGATCGCCTACGAGCTCAAGCCGGCCGACGCCGCCGGCGTGCCCGCGCCGGAGGAGATCCCCACCCCGGACACCCCCACCATCGAGACGCTCGCCGCGCACCTCGGCGTCCCGGCGTCGGCCACCCTCAAGAACCTGCTGGTGAAGGTCGACGGGGAGATCGTCGCGATCGGCGTCCCCGGGGACCGCGAGGTCGACATGGGCAAGGTCGAGGCGCACTTCGCGCCGGCCGCCGTCGAGTTGGTGACCGCCGAGGACTTCGTCGGCCGCGAGGACCTCGTCCGCGGCTACGTCGGCCCGCAGGGCCTGGAGAAGGTGACGTACCTCGCCGACCCGCGGGTCGCCCCCGGCACCGCGTGGATCACCGGCGCCAACAAGGAGGGCGTGCACGCCAGGAACGTCGTCGCCGGCCGCGACTTCGAGGTCGACGCGTACGTCGACGTCGTGGTCGTCCAGGACGGCGACCCGTGCCCGCAGTGCGGCACCGGCCTCAAGCTGGACCGCGCCATCGAGATCGGCCACATCTTCCAGCTGGGCCGCAAGTACGCCGACGCCTTCCAGCTCGACGTGCTCGGCCAGAACGGCAAGCCGGTCCGCGTCACGATGGGCTCGTACGGCATCGGCGTCTCGCGCGCCGTGGCCGCGCTGGCCGAGCAGCACGCCGACGACAAGGGCCTGTGCTGGCCGCGCGAGGTGGCCCCGGCCGATGTGCACGTGGTCGCCGCCGGCAAGGCCAAGCAGACCGAACTCGCCCTGGAGATCGGCGAGCAGCTCGGCGCCGCCGGCCTGCGGGTCCTGGTCGACGACCGGCCCGGCGTCTCGCCCGGCGTGAAGTTCACCGACGCCGAACTGATCGGCGTGCCGACCATCGTCGTCGCCGGCCGCCGCGCCGGTGAGGGCGTCGTCGAGGTCAAGGACCGGCGCACCGGCGAGCGCGAGGAGCTGACGGTCGCCGAGGCCGTCGCCCGGCTCGGCGCCTGA